In Planctomycetota bacterium, the DNA window GAAGCGCTCGTGCAGCGTCCGCATGGCAACGGAGATGGCGTCGGGCGCAAAGCGGACGTCGTCGGTGCAGAAGATCGCGTTGCCCCGCACGAGTTCGCGGAACACCAGGTTGAGCGGCGCGGTGCAGCCCGGACGCGCGTTGGCGCGTGAGGAGTAGACGCACTGGCACATGTCGGCGTTCGCCTCGCACGCCTCGATGGTGGCTGCGTCGCCCGCGGCCACCAGCACCCGGGCCGGCTGCGAGCAGCGTCGCACGCTCTCGATCATGGCCTTGAGTGCGCCGGGGCGTCCGATGGACGCGCAGAAGACATCGACAACGCGGTCGTCGGCGTGGGTCATCTAGTGCTCCATCGCCGTGCGGGGCCGCGCCGCCCGGCGAGCGCGGATGAGATCGGCAGAGTGCTCCGGCGGCGGGCCCCGCCGGCCGCCCGAGACCGAGGCCTTGTGCCGCCGCGACGCCTGGTGGTGCACCAGCACGGGATCACCGGCCGTCTCGTCCTCTTTGGCGGCGTCGACGATCTTGGTGTAGGCGCCCGGCAGCCACAGCGTCCGCAGCGGTGCGCGCCGCACGTGCGATTCCCACGCGACGTCGAGGCTCAGCTGGTCCCAGCGATCGGGCCGCTCGGCGCATTGCGCGCACCACGCGTCCAGCAATTGGCCCGCCGCGGGCGTCGCGCCGAAGAGGGCGGTGCCGCTTGCGAACTGCCAGCCGCCGTAGCGGTGGATCGCAAAGTCGACTTCCGTGGCCCCGAACAGAAGAGGCCTGCACGCGAACCGGGCGTCGATGTCGACCCAGGCGACGCCGGCCTTGCTCTCCCGCCAGCGCGAGCGGACGAATTCGGCCTTCATCGCGCAGTTGGCCTCCCACGTGCCCCGCGGCGGCAGCGATGCAACGTGATGCTCGAGCCCAAGGGCGTTGCAGGACTCCCGGAAGTCCGCCGCCTCGTCTTCGTAGGGGGTGCCGGCGGTGTAGAAGCTCACGATGGGCGGCAGCGCGTCGCCGGTGCGGACGGCTTCACCCGCCGGCGTGCGGGCCCCGAACCACCACGAGGCCGCACCCGCCCCGCCCGCACAGTGCAGCCAGGCGTGCAGCCCGTGCTTGGCGGCATCGGCCAGCGGCCGGTCGGCGTCCCGGATCGCCAGCAGTTCGCCCCGATCGATCGGGGCATCGGACGGCACCGATCCCCCGGCATCGATCTCGATCACGCGATCAATGCGCGAAACATCGATCGTGCCACCAAGGGCGTTGACAAAATCCTCGCGTATCGCCAGGGCGGGCATGCCGAGGTCATCGGGCCGGCCGTTCCCGGTTCTTGAAGCGCGGCTGGTCCCGCGTCGGCGTCCGGGCCGATGACTCCGGATCGACCCCAATCGGGACAAATCGCCGCTCGTGATCTCGCTGCCGCAGGGGCTTGTGGCCAGCGGCGTCGCATCGTGGGCCGTGCGGCTGGCCAACGCCATGGCGGAACGCGGGCGGCCGGTGGCGCTGGTCACCCACGCTGAGGCCCCCACGCAGCGACGTCTCGACCTCGACCTCGGGCCAGCCGTCCGCCATTTGGAACTCACTCGGCTCGGCCCCCTCGATGGGCCCGCCGCCCGCCTTGGCCCGTTGGTGGCGGCGTACCGGGACGTGCTGGAATCGCTGGGCGGGTCCGCCGATCGTCCCGCGATCCTGCTGCCCAACCTCGAAGCGGGTAGCTATGCCATCGCCGCGACGCTGGCGGCAAGCCACGGTGATCGGCTCCGGGTCCTGGGGTGGCAGCACAGCGACACCGCGTTCGATGCCGCCCTGCTCGCCTTCTACGAGCCCATGCTTGCGGGCCTCGTGGGCGTGAGCGCGCACATCGAGGGCACGCTGCGGAAGCGGCTGCCGGCGCGCGCGGGCGACGTACATCGCATCCCCTATGGAGTCGAGATCGCGCCCGCGATGCCCGCGGAGCCAACCGGCCCCCTCCGGCTCGTCTACGCCGGTCGCATCGAGCACGAGCAGAAGCGCGTGGGCGTTCTGTGCGAGCTGGCGGCGGAACTGGATCGACGCGGCATCGAGCACGTGCTGACGCTCGTGGGTGATGGGCCGGCAGCCAAAGAAGTTGATCACCGCCTCTCCCACCGGCCCAATGCCTCGCGGATGCCCGCCAAGGGCCGAGCAGAACTCGCCGAGCTTCTCGAATCGCAGCACGCCTTCGTGCTCGCGTCCCGGTACGAAGGGCTGAGCGTCTCGATGCTCGAAGCGATGGGCCACGGCCTGGCGCCGGTGGTGACCCGCGTTGCGTCCGGCGCCGCAGAAGCGATCGTCGACGGCGACAACGGCTTGCTGGTCGAAGCCGAACGCGACGAGGACGAGGCGACGATCGCGAGCCGGCTCGCCGATGCCATCGAGCTCCTGGCCGGCGACCCCGGGGCGCTGCATCGGATGCGGCGGAGGGCCCATGAGACGGTGCGAGATCGCTTCGGCATCGACGTGCACGCGGACACGTGCGATCGCCTGTTCGAGGCCGTTTGCACGCAGCCGCACCGCTGGTGGCCGCCCGAGCGCAGCGTCGTGTTCGGGGCATCCGCGGACCTGGTGGGCTCGGGCGGCGTGCCCCATGACGCCGTCGAGCGGGCCGCGGCCACGCTGCGGGAACTCCGCGGCCCGGTGGGCGTCTATGGAAGCGGGCGGCACACGCGGGCGATCGCCGCGGCCCTGGCCGACGCGCCGGCGGAGATCGCCTGCGTCATCGACGACGACCAGGCCCGCCACGGCCGCTCGTTGTGGGGCTGGCCGATCGTCTCGCTGCGAGACGCCGCCGCCATGGGAGTGCGTGACGTGCTGATCTCGTCGCACATGCACCGGGGCGTGATGGCCGAGCGCTGCGCGGCCGCGGGACTGCGGCCGATCGAGCTCTACGGCGAGGCGATAGTCGGCGATGGCTGATCTCGTGTTCGCCGTTGGCGTGTGGGCGCTGCTGGCAACCGCCGCGGTTCTGCTGGCGTGGGCGACGTTGTGGGACCGCCCGCGTGGACGCCGCCGCTGCCCGAAGTGCTGGTACGAACTCGTCGGCATCACCGCCTCCGAGGGCGGCACGGCCTGTCCCGAGTGCGGCCGCGTGACCAGGCGAGACCGTGCTCTCCGGAAGACGCGTCGCCACTGGTGGTCGGCCGCGCTCGCGTGCGTGCTGCTCGTGGGCTCGTACGCGAGCTGGGCCTACCCCATCGT includes these proteins:
- a CDS encoding glycosyltransferase family 4 protein, which translates into the protein MISLPQGLVASGVASWAVRLANAMAERGRPVALVTHAEAPTQRRLDLDLGPAVRHLELTRLGPLDGPAARLGPLVAAYRDVLESLGGSADRPAILLPNLEAGSYAIAATLAASHGDRLRVLGWQHSDTAFDAALLAFYEPMLAGLVGVSAHIEGTLRKRLPARAGDVHRIPYGVEIAPAMPAEPTGPLRLVYAGRIEHEQKRVGVLCELAAELDRRGIEHVLTLVGDGPAAKEVDHRLSHRPNASRMPAKGRAELAELLESQHAFVLASRYEGLSVSMLEAMGHGLAPVVTRVASGAAEAIVDGDNGLLVEAERDEDEATIASRLADAIELLAGDPGALHRMRRRAHETVRDRFGIDVHADTCDRLFEAVCTQPHRWWPPERSVVFGASADLVGSGGVPHDAVERAAATLRELRGPVGVYGSGRHTRAIAAALADAPAEIACVIDDDQARHGRSLWGWPIVSLRDAAAMGVRDVLISSHMHRGVMAERCAAAGLRPIELYGEAIVGDG